The Anolis carolinensis isolate JA03-04 chromosome 2, rAnoCar3.1.pri, whole genome shotgun sequence genome has a window encoding:
- the LOC103277725 gene encoding uncharacterized protein LOC103277725 produces MTRNGKPRSRLSGSPREAGRRRALQVQTEVPRRAACSDSEPQPPMELLRSSPVARCALVMALCALAVALTTLALALVKRPPAQQQQPPTEVPSFPAALETLSQQNYAQLVLKLHRNSSIVPRRLDWHTHSVKGAFLGKAFAYNITSQMLVVKISGLYCIYAQINLTHHLDKRETLNANLTIYHQTDSSSSSSCILLNLPLHRVYDSSQTLPDFKAVLHRLAENDKLYVTIRVNSKQKGSLQPRGSFFGLFQLHET; encoded by the exons ATGACGCGGAATGGGAAGCCCAGAAGCCGCCTCTCGGGCTCTCCCCGGGAGGCGGGGCGAAGGCGGGCGCTCCAGGTTCAAACGGAGGTGCCGAGGAGGGCGGCTTGCTCAGATTCCGAGCCGCAGCCGCCCATGGAGCTCCTCCGCTCTTCCCCCGTCGCTCGTTGCGCCCTGGTGATGGCCCTCTGCGCCTTAGCGGTGGCGCTGACAACCCTAGCCCTAGCTTTGGTCAAGCGGCCTCcggcgcagcagcagcagcctccgACAGAGGTGCCATCCTTTCCGGCGGCGCTGGAGACGCTCAGCCAGCAG AATTATGCACAACTGGTCCTCAAGCTGCATAGGAACT CATCCATAGTACCGAGGAGGCTGGACTGGCATACCCATTCTGTTAAAGGAGCCTTTCTTGGCAAGGCATTTGCATACAACATCACCTCTCAGATGCTCGTGGTTAAGATTAGTGGTCTTTACTGTATCTATGCCCAGATTAATCTTACCCATCATCTTGACAAAAGAGAGACACTGAATGCGAATCTCACCATCTATCATCAGACAGACAGCAGTTCCAGTTCCTCCTGCATTCTGCTAAACCTGCCCTTACATCGGGTTTACGATTCAAGCCAAACGCTTCCTGACTTCAAAGCTGTACTTCATCGACTTGCAGAGAATGACAAGCTTTATGTAACAATACGTGTGAACTCAAAACAAAAAGGGTCTCTTCAGCCACGTGGTAGCTTTTTTGGTCTCTTCCAGTTACATGAAACCTAG